The sequence TGACCCTCTTGTGAAGCCAATATGAAGGGAATTCGGCCGTCATTGTCGATCTCATTTGTTCTAGCACCTTGTTCGATGAGTGCCTCACATATTAACCTGTGGCCTTCAAAAGCTGCCATGTGCAAAGGCGTCCAGCCAGCGTCGTCTCTGTGATTTTCGTCCAGCCCCCTGTCCAGCAGAGTGCGGACCACCTCAACGTTTCCTTGTGCCGACGCTATGCTGAGGACCGTCCTCCCTTCACTGTCAATGCTATCCACAGCTGCACCCCAGAACAGGAGCGTGTTTACTACCGAAGCGTGGCCCATAGAAGCTGCCGCTAACAGGGGTGTCCGACCATTGTTGTCCGTGTGATCTACGTCTGCCCCTCCCTCCAGAAGCAAGTCGACCACGTCCACGTGTCCTTCGTAGGCAGCTACCAGCAGGGGAGTCATGCCATCTTTGTCACAGTGATCCACTTCAGCACCTCGGTCGATCAGAAGGCTAACGACGGACGCGTGCCCTTTACTGGCAGGCACGCAGAGCGCGGCAACGGAGAGTGCAGTCCTGCCATCCACGTCCTCGTGGTTCACCTCTGCTCCGTGGTCCAGCAGGTGCTCCACAATCTCTCTGTGTCCCATGTAGGCTGCTGCGATCAGAGCAGTCCTGCCTTCGTTATCGGCCTTGTTGACTTCAGCACCATGTTGCAGCAGGTTCAGTACAATATCCTCGTGGCCGCCCCACGCTGCTGCCCTCAGAGCCGTCCGGCTGTCAGCATCCGCACAATCCACTTTCACGCCAGCATAAAGCAGTGCAGAAACGACCTCCGTATGGCCACCCCAAGCAGCAGATCTCAATGCTGTCCAACCATCTTGATCAGTGTGATTGATATTTGCTCCACACCCAATCAAACAATTAACCACCTTGGTGTGGCCTTGCCTGGCAGCTAGGGTGAGTGAGGTATGTCCATGAGCATCTTCTATCTCTAAGTCTGCTCCCCGAGAGACAAGCAAATTCACTACATCGAGATTGCCACTGTATGCGGCATTAGCCAACAACGTTCTCCCGTTTGAATCACACTGATTTACTGACGCTCCATTATCTAATAATGTCCTGATGGAATCCTCTCTTTCCAAGGCTTGTCGCACGATGCAGGACGTGCGATCGTCTTCGCTGTTGACGTGAGCACCAGCTTTCACCAGCAGCTGCAGCACTTCCTGTTCCTTGGGTATTGAAGTGGACAGAGAGTCTCTGACAGGTGTGCCATTCCATATCATCCACAGGGCTAACTCAGCTGTCTCTAGCTGCAAGTTTGAATTAATTAGGTGCAAAGCGAATTCTTGTGCTTCCAATGGGGTTAAATTCTTGGCTTGACAGGTGTAGCTCATGGCCAGCATTCGGTGTCCTTCTGCCGCATTACATAAATACTTCTGAGTGCAGTGCTTCACGTCCAGAAGCCACTCAGCAAAACTATAGTGAAACAGGATCTTAGTGTTTCCCAGTCCGTCGACAAGAAGTTTGGAAAGGACATCTAGCTTGCGCTGAAAGTCCTCCAAGGTCAAGGACATATTTTTGGTCCACACTGCATGATACAACTCTGTGACGGTCAAAGGTCGACAGGCTGCAAGAATCACATTTAAAATAGGCTGAACCTTTGCAAACTGTTTTCTTACAAAAAGTCTTTGGCACAGCCAGAGATACAGACCATTCAGAGTTCCTGGGATGTCACGAATCTCtcttaacataataaaattttctactaCTCCATCTAAAACTCGTTCTAGATAAAGGAAACATCCGCTGCTTTTAATGTGCAGTTGATTTAACATCTCGGCAGTTTCTTTTGTGAGATGTTGCCGCAGAGCTTCCTCCTGGTCTAAACGATGAAGAATGTACTGCTGCACATCCTTGACAATATATGCCTTCCGAAGGTCATCCAAACTAATTTTTCGAAAACCTGGAAAGGAACAAAAAAGCAGATATCTTCAGTTGAGAAGTATTATGGAAAGCTGCCATATCTTCAAAGAGAGTACCTTCAATCTATaacaaatcaatgagaaaatcaatttattaaTGCTAATAAATCTAATACACAGTAGTATGTaaatcagttttttctttctgtaaaaacACATGGATGGCAGAGAAATAATCTCATTTTCCCATCAACAAGTAGCTTTTAGTGGCTCAATGCCTCTTGACCCTACCACAGGAGACTCAAAAAGCATCAGACAGTCCGACACAATCATACAGCACCTTGCTAGGATGTCCTGAACTTCCAAATGATGAGGAGGAGACATATAGGTAAGGTTTGTTTTTATATGATCTTTTCCATACAAATCAGTGATATAGCTCCACCATACACCTGAAAAAAACATTAGCCTTAACTAGGGGGTTGAATATTTACCCCCAATTAGAAAGAACATCACCTGGCACTGTCTCTGAATTACATTATTTTACacattatcaaattaaaataattagaattcaGAGTGCCAATAAACAGCTTGAACTAATTGCAATTTGGTCAAATTATGCTTCCAATACTTTAGCTTTGTAGTAACAGCCACacaataaaattcaaatcaatCTAAAAATACACTAGTTTCAGCTATTTGAAACTTTAAGTTCTTCAAAGGTCACCACAATTTCATTTATGGTCATGATTTTCATTCATGATCTACAGACACGAATTCCTTAGACAACGGTGTATTTGCCTTCCAGAACAAAGGGCTGCAGAGCGCTTCGAGGCAGCGGTGTGACCAGGTCTGCATTCTGAAGGCCCATCCCAACAGCCCCAGGGAGGCGCTGCAGCGAGGCCAGAGGAGAGGCCACAGCCTTCAGAGGCTCCCTTTGATGACCATGgcggcagctgcagcagcagacGTAACGATGAAGGGTGAACTTGGAACTGCTAACGAGTGCTGACTGCATGGGGCTTGGGGACTGTGGAGAAGGAAAAGCCCAAGCAGGCATTACCATCTGGCTCTGCCAACAGGACAGAGAGGTGACGGAAAGATAAAAAGTAGGTTTTTAGAGAAAACTATAGGTCCAATTCTGGGAAACTAAACTTGAAGTGTTTAGATGAAATGGACATGCTTATTGCAAAACACGACCTACCGAAAatgaaacataaagaaatgacaaatctGCACAGCCCCAAATTCATGTAAAAAATGGAATCTATAATTTTATGTACACACAATTGATTATTAAATCCTCAACAGaaataatctcaaaaaacaaatttcagttatggaaaaaaaataaa comes from Sciurus carolinensis chromosome 10, mSciCar1.2, whole genome shotgun sequence and encodes:
- the Ankrd50 gene encoding ankyrin repeat domain-containing protein 50 isoform X2, whose translation is MRTSYEIQQFKASCSLENVRGTQQKHSKGFRKISLDDLRKAYIVKDVQQYILHRLDQEEALRQHLTKETAEMLNQLHIKSSGCFLYLERVLDGVVENFIMLREIRDIPGTLNGLYLWLCQRLFVRKQFAKVQPILNVILAACRPLTVTELYHAVWTKNMSLTLEDFQRKLDVLSKLLVDGLGNTKILFHYSFAEWLLDVKHCTQKYLCNAAEGHRMLAMSYTCQAKNLTPLEAQEFALHLINSNLQLETAELALWMIWNGTPVRDSLSTSIPKEQEVLQLLVKAGAHVNSEDDRTSCIVRQALEREDSIRTLLDNGASVNQCDSNGRTLLANAAYSGNLDVVNLLVSRGADLEIEDAHGHTSLTLAARQGHTKVVNCLIGCGANINHTDQDGWTALRSAAWGGHTEVVSALLYAGVKVDCADADSRTALRAAAWGGHEDIVLNLLQHGAEVNKADNEGRTALIAAAYMGHREIVEHLLDHGAEVNHEDVDGRTALSVAALCVPASKGHASVVSLLIDRGAEVDHCDKDGMTPLLVAAYEGHVDVVDLLLEGGADVDHTDNNGRTPLLAAASMGHASVVNTLLFWGAAVDSIDSEGRTVLSIASAQGNVEVVRTLLDRGLDENHRDDAGWTPLHMAAFEGHRLICEALIEQGARTNEIDNDGRIPFILASQEGHYDCVQILLENKSNIDQRGYDGRNALRVAALEGHRDIVELLFSHGADVNYKDADGRPTLYILALENQLTMAEYFLENGANVEASDAEGRTALHVSCWQGHMEMVQVLIASHADVNAADNEKRSALQSAAWQGHVKVVQLLIEHGAVVDHTCNQGATALCIAAQEGHVHVVQVLLEHGADPNHADQFGRTAMRVAAKNGHSQIIKLLEKYGASSLNGCSPSPVHTMEQKPLQSVSSKAQSLTIKSNSSSSTGGGDVQPSLRGLPNGPAHAFSSPSESPDSTVDRQKSSLSNNSLKSSKNSSLRTTSSTATAQTVPIDSFHSLSFTEQIQQHSLPRSRSRQSIVSPSSTTQSLGQSHNSPSSEFEWSQVKPSLKSTKASKGGKSESSSKSGSAGKKAKPGNSAQPKVLEYEMTQFDKRGPTAKSGTSAPPKQTPADSQCKSAAPCAQQEAGRTPQPFLLHQQGCEQKRRNGIMTNPNYHLQGSQVFLGRVSVPRTLQERGHPEVLEGYPSSETELSLKQALKLQIEGADPSFNYKKETPL